ATCCCTATTTATTCCTTTGTAAGTTGTGGACAGCCAAATCACTGGGTTTCAAATGACAGAGCTCTCACAGGtttcaagaaagaggaagacagtTTTTCTAATCATTTAAGTACCATTTAGTCTGATTTGTAATCTATGGAGACTGCCAGAGAAGGCAAAGGGTTCTTGTGGAGTAATATAGAGGGGCTGCAAGTTCTGAAAGTAGTGAAGAAGACGACTAGGATCTCAAGTCAGGAGAGTTGATTGAGAAGGGGTTTGCTACTCAGAAGTGCTAGATAAGTGATCCTAAAGACCCTGCCACTGTTGCCATTTAAATGCCTGGAAATATTGGATCTGAGTTTGTGATAGCTGACCAGCCTGCCTTCTCAGCACTTGCCTCAAGAGACCTCATGAAAGAAAAAGTTGTGCTGAGGGATAGACTTGGTGTCAGCCATCTTTCAACTGTGTTCGCTGCCGCCGCGGTGCCGCTGTCGCTCTCTGTCGCCAGCGCCGCCTCTAGCTCGCTGAGCTCCAGCTGAAGGAGAAGGGGGGTAAGTAAGGAGGTCCCTATACCAGGGCTCGTACAAAGCAGACTGCCCGCAAATCGACCGGTGGTAAAGCACCGAGGAAGCAATTGGCTACAAAAGCCGCTCGCAAGAGTGCGCCCTCTACTGGAGGGGTGAAGAAACCTCATCGTTACAGGCCTGGCACCGTGGCACTCCTTGAAATTAGACGTTATCAGAAGTCCACGGAACTTCTGATTGGCAAACTTCCCTTCCAGCGTCTGGTGCGGGAAACTGCTCAGGACTTCAAAAC
Above is a genomic segment from Tursiops truncatus isolate mTurTru1 chromosome 2, mTurTru1.mat.Y, whole genome shotgun sequence containing:
- the LOC101318884 gene encoding histone H3.3A-like, coding for MRQFLQESVGVGTEHVGQLQHTGPYTRARTKQTARKSTGGKAPRKQLATKAARKSAPSTGGVKKPHRYRPGTVALLEIRRYQKSTELLIGKLPFQRLVRETAQDFKTDLRFQTAAIGALQEASEADLVDLFEDTNLCAIHTKRVTIMPKDIQLARRIRGERA